GTTAAACACGGCAGCTAGGAATGATAAGATTCAGGGCATCAGATTTGATGAAGAAGGTCCAATGATTCATCACATGTTATTCGCTGATGACAGTTTGCTAATCTGTAGAGCGAATCAGGACCAAGCTGCAGAGTTGATGAGAATCCTTAAGGTGTATGAGAAAGCGACTGGTCAACAAGTGAGTATAGCTAAGTCCGCCATTACTTTTGGATCCAAGGTGCACGAGGATGTTAGAAATGTGATCAAAAGAGTTACCGGAATCCAGAAGGAAGGTGGTTCAGGGTCCTACTTAGGATTGCCTGAATGCTTTAGTGGGTCCAAGACGGAAATGCTGGCGTACATCTATGACAGGCTAAAGGATAGGCTATCAGGATGGTTCATGAAACAGTTGTCGTTAGGAGGGAAGGAAATTCTAATCAAGGCTGTGGCCATGGCTATGCCGATCTATGCCATGTCCTGTTTTAAATTGACAAAGACGTCCTGTGATAACTTGACAAGAGCAATGGCAGATTTCTGGTGGAATTCGTTAGAGCACAAGAGGAAGTTGCACTGGCTGAGTTGGTCGAAATTATCTCTGGCAAAGGATCAAGGGGGTTTGGGCTTTAAGGACATCCAAAGCTTCAATCAATCGTTACTGGCCAAACAGGCGTGGAGGATTCTCAACGAGCCGGAATCTCTTTTTGCCAAAGTTTTCAAGAGCCGCTACTTCCCTTCCAGTGACTTCTTAGCTGCCTCAAACGGGCCTAGACCCTCCTATGCTTGGCGGAGCATTCAGTTTGGCAAGGAATTACTGGTTATGGGAATAAAAAAGAAGATTGGCAATGGTAAGACAGTGTCTGTGTGGGTCGATGCTTGGATTGAAGGTGAAGTGATGAGGAGACCTTTAATGAAAAACATTTTTGTCGACCTTTTGCTCTGCGTGGATAAGCTGATTGACGAGGAAAATAGATGCTGGAATTTAAATATCCTTCACGATCTGTTCTTTGAGGAAGACGTCGCAAGGATAATGGCAATGAAACCTGTCTTTGAAGGAGATGATTTCTGGGTGTGGCAGCATAACAAGCATGGTAGTTACTCGGTTAAATCGGGGTATTGGCTAAAAAACAGAATGGCGAGGGAGGAAGAGATCAGAGAAGCCGAAGCCCTGCCCTCTCTAAATGAGTTGAAGACTGCAGCGTGGAAACTCAAGACTCCTCCTAAGATTAAAACTTTCCTATGGAGAGCCTTGAGCAATGCGATTTCTGTTGGTGAACTGCTTGTGAAGAGGGGCATCAGGTTGGACCCGTGTTGTCAAGCCTGCGGGTTCCAAGGAGAGTCAATCAATCATATCCTTTTCACATGTCATGTTGCGCGCCAAGTTTGGGCTTTGGCGAATGTTCCTTCTCCCCCTGGTGGCTTTGAATTGACTTCTCACTATGCCAACATTCATCACCTATTCTCATTGGGGTCTAACAAATCAATCCCAAGCAAGGTACGTAATGCGCTACCATGGATCACTTGGTTTCTTTGGAAGAACAGGAACAATCTGATGTTTGAAGGAAAACAAGCGGGTTTGTTTGAGCTGGTAGAAAAATGTTTTGTGGAGTCGGAGATGTGGAGTTTAGCGCAAATGGAGGAGCAAAAGGAGGACGCTGAAGAACGAGGTAATGGCACGGCTTGCCACAAAAGATGGGTTCCTCCTCCGAAGGGTTGGTTAAAATGTAACATTGGCGTCGATTGGATGAAAGGCATTTGTTTGGCTGGAGGAGCTTGGGTCTTAAGGGATGAGAAAGGCAAGGTGATTCTTCATGGGAGAAGGGCATTTTCTGAGATTGGTAGCCTTCATGATGCAAAACTGCAAGTCTTGGTTTGGTCAGTGGAAAGTATCATATCTCATCACCAAAACAAGGTGATATTTGCTTTAGACGATGGCGACATAACTCAAATGGTTCTTAGACCTAAAGCCTGGCCAAACTTCAAAGGAGAGATAGGGCTTATTATGGGTAAATTATGTGGTCTTGAATGGTGGAGATTGGTGAAGAAAGATAGAGCAAACAACAGAGGAGCTCTCCTCATTGCtaaaggagtaaccaaaggaggACAGACACAGTCATATGTGGCAGCAGGACCTCCTGCGTGGCTTCTAGGTTGCTTTGAAAATGAGGAAGTATCATCCTCTGTTTAGGTGCTTGGGTAGGTTTTTTTTGGAGGTATTTTTTGGATGGGGTATAGTAACTGGCTTGTGGAGCAGTTCTTGTAGGGGAGATTGTTGTATTCCCATAGGTAGTGTCTGCCATTGTTGGCTTTTCATATCTAATATGTAAGGATAAACCTTGAAGTAACATCCAATATATTCtaacagatgacaaaaaaaaaacaatgtctGTAGCAAAAATATAACACTCGCAACTTGtgacagaaacaaaaaaaacgagaAGCAGAGCCATTTTTGGCATTATTAAGGTttgcagttaaaaaaaaaagagtttaacatcAACTGCGTTTTATACATCCCTTAAACTCAAAGACAATGTCAACTCCAGCTTCGCCTTTATTTCATTTCAGTTTTGTAAAAAGCTTGGGTGCAACCTGAAGATTCCAAAATCCAGATTCATCTCAGAATCAAACTGTAGTAAAAGGAATGGATGTGAAGAGCAAAGCAGATGATTTCAACAAAGACTTACACATTTGTCAATGCATTGCCAGTAGTCGAAATACTGCCCAGTGCAATGCTTGTGGCCAGAGTCATCACCTTGGATTCTCTTCACACACGCctaagaaacacacaaaaaaaaaaaaaaaaaagacttgtcAGTGATCTTAACAATACAAAGCCAATGTCTCGATCGAACTTGTTGATATACTTGCAAAAAATATCAATCTCGCAGTCAGGTCACCTGATATTCGAGAAGTGGCTTCACACATTTTGGATTGCAAGACTCCTCGAGGTACTTCTTTGGATCAACAACTTCATCGTCAGCCCTGAAATGATCACAAAACGAAAGAAGAAATCTTAAAATCATCACATCATCCACAGCCAAATCTATATAATATGGTGGACCGATCACACTACACACGATCTAGAGATTCAGAGGCCTAAATGAGATCCATCTACTCAACACGATGTGGAGACCGgtaattaaaatcaaaagaagAAGCGTCGAGTTTTAGGAATAAACTTACATTGGTCGTGAGCTGTAAACTGCAATACAGAAATGAATCTTATTAATGTCAGAAAGAAAAACAGAACAGATTGGTTCCTGGGACGATCCACTGATTAGAAAGAAAGAGGGATTGTTGATACCTGATTGAGAGGGAAGATCTAAGACTCAGACGAAGGAGGAACCCTAacagtttttgttgttgttcgaGTCTTCAGTCTTCTCTAGATTCCATTTCATTTGCTGTTCTTCACCTGGTCTCTGATGGACTTTGTGGGCCTAGAATATTAAAATCTGAAAGCCCATTAACAACAACATATACTGTTAACACGGCCCAATAATAATTTACGGTCAAATAGAAGAAAAGTCAACATCATCACCGGTCGTCTCTCCACGTGTACCGGTGGTCATCCTTAAAACGTTCCAAAAATGAACCGAGACACCACCACTTTTCGATGGCGACGATCCCTCCCCAATTCCCCTTCGAGATCCGCTCTGCTCTACGTCGGGCGGCTTCCTCCACCGTCTACTTCCTCCGCCCAATCACCACCGCCACCACTCCTTCGCTACGCCACCGCACGACGAAACTTCTCCGACCGAGAGCCTTCTCTTCGTCAGTCAAGCTCCCGACGAAACCGCCTCTTTGCACCGCCGACGAGCTTCATTACGTCACCGTTCCAAACAGCGATTGGCGCCTCGCTCTCTGGCGCTACTTCCCTTcccctcaggttttcaatcaatGGCTCCACAAAGTTTAtacaatgttcaagaaattgcTAGGCTGTGGTTAGGAGCCTCATTAGGCTGTGTCttagatctatttttttaattcggtTTGAAAAAACTGTTCTATTTAGACTCATTTTGTCGACGAGATGGACTTActaacctaaaaccaattgttGAGCTGAGCGGCCGCATATaccaatttttagaacactgagtTAATATATTCTTCTCAGGCTCCAACGAGGAATCATCCGCTCTTGCTGTTATCTGGAGTAGGAACCAATGCCATCGGATATGATCTATCTCCCGGTGTATGTGTGCCTTCCTTTCTCATGAGTCATGAGTACTCTTTGATTCACGCATTTATAACACGGTTTATGTAATTGTAGTGCTCTTTTGCGAGACACATGTCTGGTGAAGGATTCGAGACGTGGATTCTCGAGGTTCGTGGAGCCGGGCTGAGCACAAGAGTATCTGATCTCAAAGACGTTCAAGATTCTGCTCACGAGTTGTCTCGTCAGATAGAGTCTACTGCTAAAGCTGCGGCTAAAGAAGCTAAAGCTACTGATGTTACAGACAGTGCACCAGATGTTTCCGTTGTTGGTGAAGCCTCCGCCTCTGCTTGGGACGAGTCAAAGATCGTGGCGAGGTTAACAGCAACGTTCATGCGTTTGTCTGAGAGACTTAGTGGGTTTCTCAGCGAAGGTCAGTCAGTGTTCATGTCTGCTAAGTTGTTTGATAGAATTGCTATGCTTTTAGAAGATTCTCGGCTGTACGAGCGCTTTCTTGAGATAAGATCAAAGCTTTTGAGTTTGATCGAGTCAAGGCAAAACTCAGGGCTTGGTAACCAAATCAGGGAGTTGACTCAGCGTCTTGTGAATCTTCTCGACGATGGTCAGAGGTCTGTCTCGCCTCAGCTGATTGATTTGCAAGAGCGGCTCACTTCGACCATAGAGGATTTTCAGAAGCAACTTGATTTGATTGTTAAGTATGACTGGGATTTTGATAACTACTTGGAAGAGGATGTCCCTGCTGCGGTGAGGGGACATTGATCTTGCTTAATGTTTATACATAACCGTGTCCGGTTCTGTCTCTGAACTGGATGTTCCTTGTTTGGTTTGACATAGATTGAGTATGTAAGAGCGCAATGCAAGCCAAAGGACGGTAAGCTTTTGGCAATTGGGCACTCAATGGGAGGTATCTTACTCTATGCAATGCTGTCACGTTGTGGTAAGTTAATATTCATCTTGGTATTGAGGCTCAGAAGTTTATGCTGTTACTCATTCCTTCTTAATTCATTTGGTTAGCTTTTGAGGGACGAGAACCTTGCCTGGCAGCTGTGGCAACTTTGGCTTCGTCGGTAGATTACACAACTTCAGATTCTGCCCTCAAATTGCTCATACCTCTTGTAAGTAAAATTTACTTTTATTGGATTCTTCTGTAAGAATTGATGCGCCACTAAGTTCTTCTGTAAGAATTGATGCGCCGCCACTAAGTTCTTCTGTGGCAAACTTACTAAAAACTTCTTCCTCAGGCCGATCCTGCACAAGCTCTGAGTGTTCCAGTTGTTCCTTTGGGAGCTCTGTTGGCTGCAGCTTATCCTCTTTCGTCGCGACCTCCATACGTATTATCTTGGCTTAACGATTTGATATCAGCAACCGATATGATGCACCCTGAACAGTTAGAGAAGCTTGTCTTGAATAACTTctgtaagtaaatatatttgatCTCATTTAAGTATGTACGTTTAAATGGAAAACAAATGTATCCAccttaagaaaaaataaatgtagAGTTACCTTGTAGATGCCTGTATGTATTGCGATGAGATGATTATACAACTGCTAGTtgtttcctctgtttcttgCTTCCCTTATGGTTATATTAAGTGGTTTCTCTATTTTGTAACCTTTAGGTACCATACCAGCAAAACTTCTAATTCAGCTGACAACAGCCTTTCGAGCGGGAGGCTTACGCGACCGTAGTGGTAAATTTTACTACAAGGATCATCTTTCCAGAACCAGTGTCCCTGTCTTAGCTCTCGCGGGTGATCGGGACTTGATCTGCCCCCCTGCAGCTGTAGAAGGTATAATGGATTGATGTTTATTATGAATACATACATGAAATGAATGGTGTGCTTCTGCCCAGTTATGCActtctttttaaaattctacaAGGCTGTAGCACGTACACTTGTTCAGCTTTcactatacttttcacacatgcCAAGTTAAATGTTAAGCTACTTAATACATAGTTGATTAGTATGCACAAACATGCATTATGTTTTCTCACCATTTCGATTACTTGTGAATATGGCAGACACTGCTAAGCTGTTCCCTGAGAAGCTGGTCACATATAAGGTACTTGGAGAACCAGACGGACCACATTATGCCCACTATGATTTGGTTGGAGGACGACTGGTATGTTACATTTCTAGGTCTACCATGTTGGAACTTTGTGTAtgttcttgttttctatctCAGTCAATTTTCTCTGATAATTTCTCACTGCAGGCAGTGGAGCAAGTCTATCCTTGCATAACTGAATTTCTTAGCCACCATGATTCTGCATAATTGAAACTTCTCTCTGATCTTCCATTCCTGGCATGCAATATGCATGTAGACGTTGCGCTATGGTGGTGTCCAATCAGAAGCGCCTGTTAATAAGGATGTCATCTCCGATTAAGACATGTACATTAAGTATTCCGCCAAACTGTACATTAGCTTGTGAGGCATTTTTTCACATTGTACATTTTCTTTTAGACGGATTTATCCATGAGAGTTATTGTACAGACATGGGAttcaagtgtatattttctgTCTTGGATCCACCAACAATACATCTCTACTTCTAAGTAAGTCGTGGGAGACAATATGATGTAATGATAAAAACTGAATTGTCTAAGTATTTTATAAACAGAACACTTTCTTGAAAACAAACTATTGATTATAAGAAAATGTAACACATCAAGGCAAAACATAAACACGATCATCCTACGTGAGTGGCATCCATAAGCCAAAAAACGATGTCAAGCATCCGAAACGCAAAGAAGGCGGTGGAGACGGGGACGCTAACGAAGAGGAGAAGCATCGTTCCAAACGCAACGCTGGGACGAGAGTTCATTAGAAAATtttggagaagagagagagcggCACAGATGTTAGCGTCGTAGTTGCAGTAGAAACGTTTCTCCCACTGCATCCAATGGGAAGGAGGTTCATAGTTTCGCTCGACCATCTTCCTCTCGTGGATCCGTTTCCTAAGGATCACCATGTTCTCGTCCACCACTCTTCCTCCTCTGTAGTAGTAGCCGCCACACACGGTGGTTCGTATCCTCTTCTTGGTTCCAGATAACTTCATCAATGGTTGGAACCTGAGTGGCGACGATGAGATAAGTATGccttccatttttttctttgttgcttTAGGAGCCAGGGTGATGGATATGGATGCATTATTTATAAAGagaattattttgaaattaataatgGCTACGGTTTACTTtagctttaaaaaataaaaaggagaaatGATTAGCGCGTTGCCTTCTCGTACCATTCATGGGACCACGTTCCTCCCAGTTTCACGCTCATTTCTTATCGATTTCAGCTACACGTCTTGTCGACAGGGACATTTAAGATTAGTTATGTACAGTAAACACTTCAACAACGAAGAAAAGATGGTTGTGAGTTAATCTGGAAAATATATAATCGAATGTCAACTGCAAAGCACTCCCTTCATAATTGtatcaaacaaataattaaatgtCCATTGACCTCAACGTcgttcatgtatttttttacaCTAAAAAGTACAAAGACGGTGCCACTATGGTTAGTTAATCATGGGTTTATTTCATACTATAATGTAGCAGCCATGATTTTAAATCATTTTGGGAATACTTATTAATACATGTTATTAATTTAGTGATTAATATGATAAGTTATTGTTTGTAttctctaaattttaaattgacaATATATAAAGCGGGGTTCTAATCAAAATATACATAGATGCttgttattgtttatatttctttttttggaGCCACACATGTATTATAAACATTTTGGAAAATCTGTTTATACAATATAGTCATTAtacttttttgtttgattagtatttaattatgcatcattatatttttttagtttcaacttttgtaattgaaaatattatttttggaaaagaGCACTTATCTTATTCATTTTTAgccaaaatttctattttattaatttatattcaattatctaaataactttttttaaattaacataAGTTTTTtgctaattatatatattatcataattATCCCTAATAGTATTCACGTAAACTAATCCGTACATATTCGTCACTAAAATTACCTTTtataaaaccaaacaaataacATGTAAATTGGACCCTAATGTGATGTGTGCTCGTAATTGCACTTTTTCGTTTATAGTAAGCTATAGCCTATAAAAAGTATTATTGTTGTTTAGTTGAATACTAATTTTGAAAACTACGAAGATAGTAATTTATAGTATAACAAATACACGAGTTTTAcagtataaattttatataactaaattataacTCATTTAGttgttaaaattatattgtttaattatataattaataatgaaTTGTATATAACTATTCATTAAGgttaatatagatattaatcaatttaaattttaacgTGAGAGTTCTGTTGCGAAAATAGATATGCAAAAATAGATATAGTGTAATGATATTTGTAGTTGACATAAATaagaatcatattttattatggatacttcatttttttttaaaatcacaaTAGGATACTTCATTAATATATGCAGTATGGTTGGTTGGATGATATAAATCTACCTGttaaattgagtttttttttctctcaatcCCTTGACTTGGCATAAAAGTATTATTCATTAATATATACTTGACTTTTTTCACTGggaatatgttttatttagttACAGTACTAAGCTCCTTTATTTACTATGGAGCAGATAGCTAGAAAGAGTGAGACGACATGAAGGCGATCTTGATGGGGATAAAGTGTTTCATGCATCTGCGAGTGTCTTCATCTTGTTCTCCAAAGAGAGGCCTGAGCGGAGGAAATCTTGGTGTGCAGTGATCTTGGTGGTAACGTTAATGAACCTCTGATACCATTTGCCAGAATCTTTGAGGTTTCTATCACTAACGTCTGTCCAGTTAACGTAACTGAGTCCGAATCGGACGGTAAAACCTTTACCGAATTCATAATTATCTCCAAGAGCCCATGCAAAGTATCCTTTTATGTTGACACGCTTCTccctgaaaacaaaaataaccaTTAAAAACCTATGATGatctaatatttattaaatagtgTGTCGTTGCAGCCACTACTCACATGATGACCTTACGGAGAAAACAGAGATGACTGCAGAGATAATCAATCCGCTTGGAATCGGCAACAGCTTCCTGGCGGGTTTGATCACCAGAGGTACTGAATCCTAATTGAACCGTGGTACGTAGTATGTGAACAATTGTACAATAACCGAGTCAATTTCTTCTACCAAACAATTAAACATGAAAGAAGAAGACGGGTAACAGAACTGAACTCACCGTTCTCGGTGATATAGATTAATGGGTTACGGTATTTGGTTTTGAAGTAGTCCATAACGTAATAAATGCCTTTTGGGTAGTAATAACTATTTTCCCCTTTTAACTCTTCAAACTGATCAGAAAGGGAAGCAGCATGTGTATATCAATcataagaaagaagagaaaaatgaaTGAAACAATAGAATTATGAGTGGGTAGATCGTGCATATATACCAGTGGACCAGTTTTTTCACCACGTGAATTTACAACTGCAACACACAAGCATGCAATATTGAAGGTCACAAAATATGTAGTAATCAAAAGGACacatgcacatatatatatatatacatataggttGTAACTAAGTGAAATAGAGTGGTACATGTGAGTCTTGTCCCTGGGTCCATCATGGCAGTGTATCTTTCCGATGTAACGGGGAGTGGGTTAGGAGTTGGCTGTACGTACTGAGTGGCGTAATAGTTGAGACCAAGAAAATCATATGAACCCGCAACAAGTCTGGCTTCTGCTTCAGTGAAGTTGGGAAGCCGATTACCTACCATTCGCCTCATGATGTCTGGGTATCTACCTCTTGTTAGCGGCTCCATATACCTGATCGATATCaaatttatattcattaagtagtttatatatacaacatatatttataattttaaaatattgatttgttttttttcgtggatatatatatatatatatatatatatatatatatatatatatatattcgtacCATCCTAAGAAGAATTCTTTCATCCTCTCAGCTGCATCTATGCTGGCTTTATTAGTCTCATCAAATGGAAGAAACCATCTAGTTATCATCACCGGTCCGATCCTCCCTCTTTGGAACTGCTGGTCACAATGATTTGTTAAATATGGATTGGATATGTCAGATTATTACACATATTTACAAATGGACAAGTACTCGCCCTATATTTTGTTCTATAAAGATTGACCACAGCGGCATGAGCAAGAAGCTGGTTATGTGCAACTATATAAGGTTCCGTTGAAGAAT
The sequence above is drawn from the Brassica napus cultivar Da-Ae chromosome A8, Da-Ae, whole genome shotgun sequence genome and encodes:
- the LOC106382314 gene encoding cytochrome b-c1 complex subunit 6-1, mitochondrial; translated protein: MADDEVVDPKKYLEESCNPKCVKPLLEYQACVKRIQGDDSGHKHCTGQYFDYWQCIDKCVAPKLFTKLK
- the LOC106382307 gene encoding uncharacterized protein LOC106382307 isoform X2 translates to MATIPPQFPFEIRSALRRAASSTVYFLRPITTATTPSLRHRTTKLLRPRAFSSSVKLPTKPPLCTADELHYVTVPNSDWRLALWRYFPSPQAPTRNHPLLLLSGVGTNAIGYDLSPGCSFARHMSGEGFETWILEVRGAGLSTRVSDLKDVQDSAHELSRQIESTAKAAAKEAKATDVTDSAPDVSVVGEASASAWDESKIVARLTATFMRLSERLSGFLSEGLGNQIRELTQRLVNLLDDGQRSVSPQLIDLQERLTSTIEDFQKQLDLIVKYDWDFDNYLEEDVPAAIEYVRAQCKPKDGKLLAIGHSMGGILLYAMLSRCAFEGREPCLAAVATLASSVDYTTSDSALKLLIPLADPAQALSVPVVPLGALLAAAYPLSSRPPYVLSWLNDLISATDMMHPEQLEKLVLNNFCTIPAKLLIQLTTAFRAGGLRDRSGKFYYKDHLSRTSVPVLALAGDRDLICPPAAVEDTAKLFPEKLVTYKVLGEPDGPHYAHYDLVGGRLAVEQVYPCITEFLSHHDSA
- the LOC106382307 gene encoding uncharacterized protein LOC106382307 isoform X1 translates to MATIPPQFPFEIRSALRRAASSTVYFLRPITTATTPSLRHRTTKLLRPRAFSSSVKLPTKPPLCTADELHYVTVPNSDWRLALWRYFPSPQAPTRNHPLLLLSGVGTNAIGYDLSPGCSFARHMSGEGFETWILEVRGAGLSTRVSDLKDVQDSAHELSRQIESTAKAAAKEAKATDVTDSAPDVSVVGEASASAWDESKIVARLTATFMRLSERLSGFLSEGQSVFMSAKLFDRIAMLLEDSRLYERFLEIRSKLLSLIESRQNSGLGNQIRELTQRLVNLLDDGQRSVSPQLIDLQERLTSTIEDFQKQLDLIVKYDWDFDNYLEEDVPAAIEYVRAQCKPKDGKLLAIGHSMGGILLYAMLSRCAFEGREPCLAAVATLASSVDYTTSDSALKLLIPLADPAQALSVPVVPLGALLAAAYPLSSRPPYVLSWLNDLISATDMMHPEQLEKLVLNNFCTIPAKLLIQLTTAFRAGGLRDRSGKFYYKDHLSRTSVPVLALAGDRDLICPPAAVEDTAKLFPEKLVTYKVLGEPDGPHYAHYDLVGGRLAVEQVYPCITEFLSHHDSA
- the LOC106382312 gene encoding uncharacterized protein LOC106382312, translating into MEGILISSSPLRFQPLMKLSGTKKRIRTTVCGGYYYRGGRVVDENMVILRKRIHERKMVERNYEPPSHWMQWEKRFYCNYDANICAALSLLQNFLMNSRPSVAFGTMLLLFVSVPVSTAFFAFRMLDIVFWLMDATHVG
- the LOC106382308 gene encoding myrosinase-like yields the protein MKFRGLDLIVFLLAVVSCKANKEITCEENEPFTCNNTDRLNSKGFPKDFIFGVSSAAYQIEGGRGRGLNIWDGFTHRYPEKGGSDLGNGDTTCESYTMWQKDIDIMDEMNATGYRFSFAWSRIIPKGKVSRGVNKGGLEYYHRLIDGLIAKNITPFVTLYHWDLPQTLQDEYDGFLNRQVIEDFRDFADLCFKEFGGKVKNWLTINQLYSVPTRGYSTGADAPGRCSPKVDARCYGGNSSTEPYIVAHNQLLAHAAVVNLYRTKYRFQRGRIGPVMITRWFLPFDETNKASIDAAERMKEFFLGWYMEPLTRGRYPDIMRRMVGNRLPNFTEAEARLVAGSYDFLGLNYYATQYVQPTPNPLPVTSERYTAMMDPGTRLTFVNSRGEKTGPLFEELKGENSYYYPKGIYYVMDYFKTKYRNPLIYITENGFSTSGDQTRQEAVADSKRIDYLCSHLCFLRKVIMEKRVNIKGYFAWALGDNYEFGKGFTVRFGLSYVNWTDVSDRNLKDSGKWYQRFINVTTKITAHQDFLRSGLSLENKMKTLADA